The following are encoded in a window of Armatimonas rosea genomic DNA:
- a CDS encoding MerC domain-containing protein, which translates to MVPLAPTMTSSPSLLDRLGLTASLACAAHCALMPLLVSALPLFLQDERLEWALVGSSAGLGISSLVRGYRRHQRRLALVVLALGLLLLVLGRLTEEAGGQGYRGVVLVVLGGLGVALAHFLNHHLSCPRS; encoded by the coding sequence ATGGTACCTTTAGCTCCTACCATGACCTCCTCGCCCTCTCTCTTGGATCGCCTCGGTCTTACCGCCTCGCTTGCCTGCGCGGCGCACTGTGCCCTCATGCCACTCCTGGTAAGCGCTCTGCCCCTCTTTCTCCAAGACGAGCGGCTGGAGTGGGCGCTCGTGGGAAGCTCCGCGGGTCTGGGAATCAGCTCGCTGGTCCGAGGCTACCGAAGACACCAGAGGCGCTTGGCACTGGTGGTCCTCGCGCTGGGGCTACTCCTGCTGGTGCTGGGACGGCTCACTGAGGAGGCAGGAGGACAGGGATATCGGGGGGTGGTGCTGGTCGTGCTCGGCGGGCTCGGGGTTGCGCTGGCGCACTTTCTTAATCATCACTTGAGCTGCCCACGGTCCTGA
- a CDS encoding lysophospholipid acyltransferase family protein, whose product MTRSTLVFQRFLAHTLERLGDKVGRMSREKALRLGERLGRLGFRAVKRSRTTALRNLNLIYGDSLTEAQRLTLTRKVFEHFGRVTLDFYRSAMRGDDTILEMVTEIEGWEHTQDALAAGKGIIGVCGHLGNFEIFARYAAKCGVPLTVVARDPNDPVFGATVKKIRASGGYEIVSKGGASVRKLFVALKKGQAIAILPDQNSGDVFVPFLGVPAGTVSGPATLALKTGAPIMPCYCVMKPDTSYKIVIHAPLWPQEGESEASLMARINVALEEGIRAYPEQYLWLHNRWKSAFDDKNAAHWPAGYDRAALKAKWQS is encoded by the coding sequence ATGACACGCTCGACCCTTGTCTTTCAGCGGTTTCTTGCCCACACCTTGGAGCGTCTGGGCGATAAGGTGGGCCGCATGTCCCGCGAGAAAGCCCTGCGCCTCGGGGAGAGGCTGGGCCGCCTCGGCTTTCGGGCGGTCAAGCGCTCTCGCACCACGGCACTGCGGAACCTGAACCTGATCTACGGCGACTCCCTCACCGAGGCGCAGCGCCTGACGCTCACCCGCAAGGTCTTTGAGCACTTTGGACGGGTCACGCTGGACTTCTACCGCTCGGCGATGCGCGGCGACGACACGATCCTTGAGATGGTGACGGAGATCGAGGGCTGGGAGCACACGCAAGATGCGCTCGCGGCGGGGAAAGGCATTATCGGGGTCTGTGGGCACCTGGGGAACTTTGAGATCTTCGCACGCTACGCCGCCAAGTGCGGTGTCCCGCTCACGGTGGTCGCCCGCGATCCCAACGATCCCGTCTTTGGGGCGACCGTCAAGAAGATCCGCGCCAGCGGCGGCTATGAGATCGTCAGCAAGGGTGGCGCGTCGGTGCGCAAGCTCTTTGTGGCCCTCAAAAAAGGGCAGGCAATCGCCATCCTCCCCGACCAGAACAGCGGCGATGTCTTTGTCCCGTTTCTTGGGGTTCCTGCGGGCACGGTCAGCGGCCCAGCGACGCTCGCGCTCAAGACAGGCGCGCCTATCATGCCCTGCTACTGTGTCATGAAACCCGACACCAGCTATAAGATCGTCATCCACGCCCCGCTCTGGCCGCAAGAAGGCGAGAGCGAGGCGAGCCTGATGGCGCGGATCAATGTAGCGCTTGAAGAGGGCATCCGTGCCTACCCCGAGCAGTACCTCTGGCTCCACAACCGCTGGAAATCCGCCTTCGACGACAAAAACGCCGCCCACTGGCCCGCCGGCTACGACCGAGCGGCGCTCAAGGCAAAGTGGCAGAGCTAG
- a CDS encoding alkaline phosphatase PhoX gives MNRRALLLGAGLGLTGLVTRGARALDRSAVAPGYGPLLPTPARNTGEVVLALPEGFSYTVLSRQGSRMTDGHLTPTHHDGMATFSVEGKLRLVRNHEVPYTLARPGTALLQDAHAYDPSAGGGVTTLTVDPTTRELLSSHLSLAGTHTNCAGGPTPWGSWLSCEETTLGAALGKDEKGKPIGGFEREHGYIFEVPASNEAPVMPVPLKAMGRFVHEAIAVDPATGIIYETEDRKTAGVYRFLPHKPGQLHEGGRLQMLVIDGKPQADLRKGQTVGRPLPCAWIEIDDPDPAAAGTNSLAVFESGKAKGGATFARLEGCWWGNGHVYLNATIGGDKELGQVWRYTPQGSEKGELVLLFESSAKEVLWNPDNLCVTPRGGLVLCEDTYGGDCYLRGLTKKGEIFSFAHNVYAGYEESEFAGACFSPDGQTLFVNLQLPGVTLAIWGPWERGPF, from the coding sequence ATGAATCGGCGAGCTTTACTTCTGGGGGCTGGGCTGGGCCTCACGGGCCTGGTCACACGCGGCGCACGGGCGCTTGATCGGAGCGCGGTGGCACCGGGCTACGGTCCCTTGCTCCCCACCCCCGCACGCAACACCGGTGAGGTCGTCCTCGCCCTGCCCGAGGGGTTTTCCTACACGGTCCTGAGCCGACAGGGGAGCCGCATGACCGATGGACACCTCACCCCCACCCACCACGATGGCATGGCGACATTCTCGGTCGAGGGGAAGCTGCGTCTGGTGCGCAACCACGAGGTGCCCTACACCCTCGCACGCCCCGGCACGGCGCTGCTGCAGGACGCCCATGCCTACGACCCGAGCGCGGGCGGGGGAGTGACCACCTTGACGGTCGATCCGACCACGCGTGAGCTTCTCTCCAGCCACCTGAGCCTCGCCGGCACCCACACCAACTGCGCGGGCGGCCCGACTCCCTGGGGCTCGTGGCTCTCCTGCGAGGAGACCACCCTGGGGGCGGCGCTCGGCAAAGACGAGAAGGGCAAGCCGATCGGGGGCTTTGAGAGAGAGCACGGCTATATCTTCGAGGTGCCCGCGAGCAACGAAGCCCCCGTGATGCCCGTGCCGCTGAAGGCCATGGGCCGCTTTGTCCACGAGGCGATCGCGGTCGATCCCGCCACCGGCATTATCTACGAGACCGAGGACCGCAAGACCGCCGGGGTCTACCGCTTTCTGCCCCACAAGCCCGGTCAGCTCCACGAGGGCGGGCGGCTCCAGATGCTCGTGATCGACGGCAAGCCGCAGGCCGATCTGCGCAAGGGCCAGACAGTCGGCAGGCCGCTTCCCTGTGCCTGGATCGAGATCGACGACCCCGACCCGGCGGCGGCGGGGACCAACTCCCTGGCGGTCTTTGAGTCCGGGAAGGCCAAGGGGGGCGCGACTTTTGCCCGCCTGGAGGGCTGCTGGTGGGGCAATGGCCATGTCTACCTCAATGCCACTATCGGCGGCGACAAGGAGCTAGGCCAGGTCTGGCGCTACACCCCGCAAGGCAGCGAGAAGGGGGAGCTGGTGCTGCTCTTTGAGTCGAGCGCCAAAGAGGTCCTCTGGAACCCCGATAATCTCTGTGTCACCCCCCGCGGCGGCCTGGTGCTCTGCGAGGATACCTACGGCGGAGACTGCTACCTGCGCGGCCTGACCAAAAAAGGCGAGATCTTTAGCTTCGCCCACAATGTCTACGCTGGCTACGAAGAGAGCGAGTTCGCGGGGGCCTGCTTCTCCCCCGATGGCCAGACGCTCTTTGTGAACCTGCAGCTCCCCGGAGTCACGCTGGCGATCTGGGGACCCTGGGAGCGCGGCCCGTTCTAG
- a CDS encoding fumarate hydratase, translating into MSTTLQASLLDLIRRTSSDLPADIREAMEKGRASELKDSRALMALDTIDCNIETAAAESAPICQDTGMIKFYVHYPIGYDILTFEDAARAAVAEATAIGYLRQNSVDSLTGKNTGNNLGPGTPQFHFQAWRNPTVDVRLMLKGGGCENVGAQYSLPFELKELGKKAGRDSEGVKLAVLDAVWKAQGKGCAPGYIGVCIGSDRAHGLELAKEQLLRVVGDTNPDATLAALESEITRICNGLGIGPMGFGGNTSLLGCKITSQNRLPASFFVSVSYACWAHRRRGVTLDPTTDEITGWLYEETTQALPH; encoded by the coding sequence ATGAGCACAACCTTGCAAGCCAGCCTTCTGGACCTCATCCGCCGTACGTCGTCTGATCTGCCCGCCGATATCCGCGAGGCGATGGAGAAGGGCCGCGCCAGTGAGCTAAAAGACAGCCGCGCCCTGATGGCTCTGGACACCATCGACTGCAATATCGAAACTGCCGCCGCCGAGAGCGCCCCGATCTGCCAGGACACGGGGATGATCAAGTTCTATGTCCACTACCCCATCGGCTACGATATCCTGACCTTTGAGGACGCTGCCCGCGCGGCCGTGGCGGAGGCGACCGCGATCGGCTACCTGCGCCAGAACTCCGTGGACTCGCTCACGGGCAAGAACACGGGCAACAACCTGGGGCCGGGGACACCGCAGTTCCACTTCCAGGCCTGGCGCAACCCCACGGTGGATGTGCGCCTGATGCTCAAGGGCGGCGGCTGTGAGAATGTCGGGGCGCAGTACAGCCTGCCGTTTGAGCTGAAGGAGCTGGGCAAGAAAGCCGGCCGCGATAGCGAGGGGGTCAAGCTGGCCGTGCTCGATGCGGTCTGGAAGGCGCAGGGCAAGGGCTGTGCGCCGGGCTATATCGGGGTGTGTATCGGCAGCGACCGGGCGCACGGGCTGGAACTGGCCAAGGAGCAGCTCCTGCGGGTGGTGGGCGACACCAACCCGGATGCGACACTCGCGGCACTGGAGAGCGAGATCACGCGCATCTGCAACGGCCTCGGGATCGGTCCGATGGGCTTTGGGGGAAACACCAGCCTGCTCGGCTGTAAGATCACGTCGCAGAACCGCCTCCCCGCCAGCTTCTTTGTCTCGGTCAGCTATGCCTGCTGGGCGCACCGGCGGCGTGGGGTCACCCTAGATCCCACCACGGATGAGATCACGGGCTGGCTCTACGAGGAGACAACTCAGGCGCTACCACACTAG
- a CDS encoding prepilin-type N-terminal cleavage/methylation domain-containing protein encodes MKKAFTLIELLVVIAIIAILAAILFPVFAQARAKARQTSDLSNLKQLALGWLMYAQDYDETVMPSGLQTALTTGVRVQYWYAAVRSGAAFGSAPDLGEQNGLLWPYLKNASILGDTAASGMPFSTLWGRVHYGYNVCYLGGYGTFAHPGGPQPGWTQNPASMAAVEVPADTLVFANNGLWNTVENRVTLHPWAWPPSSRAGATPTIHARHNQKANVAFADGHAKAFSVQTPATIANAAAIRSANLGFLTPGAAINDAFYNGRGTP; translated from the coding sequence ATGAAAAAAGCCTTTACTCTTATTGAGCTTCTCGTCGTCATTGCTATTATCGCCATCTTAGCGGCCATTCTCTTCCCGGTCTTTGCCCAGGCCCGTGCCAAGGCGCGCCAGACCTCGGACCTGTCGAACCTCAAGCAGCTTGCTCTGGGCTGGCTGATGTACGCGCAGGACTACGACGAGACCGTGATGCCCTCCGGGCTCCAGACCGCGCTGACGACCGGAGTGCGGGTGCAGTACTGGTACGCGGCGGTCCGCTCCGGCGCGGCCTTTGGCTCCGCTCCCGACCTAGGGGAGCAGAACGGCCTGCTCTGGCCCTATCTCAAGAACGCCTCGATCCTGGGAGACACCGCGGCCAGTGGGATGCCCTTTAGCACGCTCTGGGGGAGGGTTCACTACGGCTACAATGTCTGCTACCTGGGCGGCTACGGCACCTTTGCCCACCCCGGCGGCCCACAGCCCGGCTGGACCCAGAACCCGGCGAGCATGGCCGCTGTCGAGGTGCCCGCCGACACACTGGTCTTTGCCAACAATGGCCTCTGGAACACGGTCGAGAACCGGGTGACCCTGCACCCCTGGGCCTGGCCACCGTCGAGCCGCGCCGGCGCAACCCCCACGATCCATGCCCGCCACAACCAGAAGGCCAATGTCGCCTTTGCCGATGGGCATGCCAAGGCGTTCTCGGTGCAGACCCCTGCGACAATCGCCAATGCCGCCGCGATACGTAGCGCCAACCTCGGCTTTCTCACCCCAGGTGCCGCGATCAACGATGCCTTCTACAATGGGCGGGGGACACCGTAG
- a CDS encoding ABC transporter permease, whose amino-acid sequence MRFKLTVWGALAAAACLESLRRKDLWVSAILAVLMISAAALVGKFGVAGLEMFLKDVTLTVVNLLSLVLAVLFAARQLPEELSRRTVYPLLARPITRFDLIFGKYLGAVVLSTLALLLFALIGWGALSCFGLKVGAIFGQYLWLRFLSLLLICALTMALSVFLTPQATVTMALLLAAGSSTFATAVKLLHGTAGAIGRALLSGAYFVLPQLDLFDLSKKVSYGWNPVMHSTMLFLLGYALVHVAICLALGSLRFRKQAL is encoded by the coding sequence ATGCGATTTAAGCTCACTGTCTGGGGGGCACTGGCCGCCGCGGCCTGCCTGGAGTCCCTCCGCCGAAAAGACCTCTGGGTCTCGGCCATTCTCGCTGTCTTAATGATCTCCGCCGCCGCGCTAGTGGGCAAGTTCGGGGTTGCCGGGCTTGAGATGTTCCTCAAGGACGTCACCCTGACCGTGGTGAACCTGCTCTCCCTGGTGCTGGCCGTGCTCTTTGCCGCCCGCCAGCTCCCCGAGGAGCTCAGCCGCCGGACGGTCTACCCGCTGCTGGCGCGGCCGATCACCCGCTTTGACCTGATCTTTGGGAAGTATCTTGGCGCGGTGGTGCTCTCGACCCTGGCCCTCTTACTCTTTGCGCTGATCGGCTGGGGAGCGCTGAGCTGCTTTGGGCTGAAAGTGGGGGCGATCTTTGGGCAGTATCTCTGGCTGCGTTTTCTCTCGCTGCTGCTGATCTGCGCCCTGACCATGGCCCTCTCAGTCTTCCTCACCCCACAGGCCACCGTGACCATGGCGCTGCTCCTGGCCGCGGGCTCGTCGACCTTTGCCACTGCGGTGAAGCTTCTCCACGGGACGGCAGGGGCGATCGGTCGGGCACTCTTGAGCGGGGCCTACTTTGTCCTGCCACAGCTCGACCTCTTCGACCTCTCCAAGAAAGTCAGCTACGGCTGGAACCCGGTGATGCACAGCACGATGCTCTTTCTCTTGGGCTACGCTCTGGTTCATGTTGCCATCTGCCTCGCACTGGGCAGCCTGCGCTTTAGAAAGCAGGCGCTCTAG
- a CDS encoding sigma-70 family RNA polymerase sigma factor: MNTATIDKGILHQDTLTLQRAKQGDTRAQERLRKSLTPRLESLAGYYASRTGMDANDLLQEAWVAVYEVLPTVDMTIGTPSQYLLKHARWQILDHIRWNKKRSHEALEDLTVETEEHTQNNFATRANLPGADEVETRLMLEILETRLNTRQRAILRGLLEGRTWRQIGDSLGCTSANVAYHVRGIRQAYADVTQTACMVD; the protein is encoded by the coding sequence GTGAACACTGCAACTATCGATAAGGGAATACTGCACCAGGACACGCTCACTTTACAGCGTGCCAAGCAGGGCGACACCCGGGCGCAAGAGCGCCTTCGCAAGTCGCTCACCCCCCGCCTGGAGTCTCTGGCGGGCTACTACGCCTCCCGAACCGGGATGGATGCCAACGACCTGCTTCAGGAGGCCTGGGTCGCGGTCTACGAGGTCCTGCCCACGGTTGACATGACCATCGGAACCCCGTCCCAGTACCTGCTCAAGCATGCTCGCTGGCAGATCTTGGACCACATCCGCTGGAACAAGAAGCGCTCCCACGAGGCGCTTGAGGACCTGACGGTGGAGACCGAGGAGCACACTCAGAACAACTTCGCGACCCGGGCCAACCTGCCCGGCGCCGATGAAGTGGAGACCCGGCTGATGCTGGAGATCCTGGAGACGCGCCTCAACACCCGGCAGCGGGCGATCCTGCGCGGGCTCCTGGAGGGACGAACGTGGCGGCAGATCGGCGACTCGCTGGGCTGCACCTCTGCGAACGTCGCCTACCACGTCCGCGGCATCCGCCAGGCCTACGCCGATGTCACCCAGACGGCCTGCATGGTGGACTAA
- a CDS encoding PadR family transcriptional regulator, with product MAFRGDTEALILATLSGGPQHGYEITRRVNGLDGMKIQDGQLYPILHRLESEGMITAEWVPQEGKPARKVYRLTEAGGKKLEEKRTDWETFASSVSALLAKPEVRNA from the coding sequence ATGGCATTTCGTGGGGACACCGAGGCACTTATTCTTGCGACTCTTTCCGGGGGGCCACAGCACGGCTATGAGATCACACGGCGGGTCAATGGGCTGGACGGCATGAAGATTCAAGACGGCCAGCTCTACCCGATCCTGCACCGGCTGGAGAGCGAGGGGATGATCACGGCGGAGTGGGTGCCCCAAGAAGGTAAGCCCGCCCGCAAGGTCTACCGGCTCACGGAGGCGGGGGGGAAGAAACTGGAGGAGAAGCGCACGGACTGGGAGACCTTCGCTAGCTCCGTCTCCGCGCTCTTGGCCAAGCCGGAGGTACGCAATGCCTAA
- a CDS encoding SMI1/KNR4 family protein gives MDSIALMQLMLRDPVYHKFSWPRYQMPRRPTTLQQVEEREKALGIRFPPLLKRIYSEVANGGIGPVYGLFPLEELCNNQALPVREDILPGIPVCLVRKADLVPDTAGDDYELSIEERDWIWLPGLIQVAHGGCQYCYYFYANSKKYPILMNEEPIFPPDALLDFPGEKALLEYFGCLEADSFDTWISDWIATFQNEHKRDYSNLAVLAELLPEPRYTN, from the coding sequence ATGGATAGTATTGCGCTCATGCAACTCATGCTTCGTGATCCGGTCTACCACAAGTTTTCGTGGCCTCGCTACCAGATGCCGCGTCGACCAACTACTTTGCAACAGGTAGAGGAAAGAGAAAAAGCTCTTGGAATTCGTTTTCCTCCGTTGCTTAAACGTATCTACTCCGAGGTTGCTAATGGGGGTATAGGGCCGGTCTATGGTTTGTTTCCATTAGAAGAATTGTGCAATAACCAAGCCCTTCCCGTGAGAGAAGATATCTTGCCAGGGATCCCTGTTTGTTTGGTTCGAAAAGCGGATCTAGTGCCTGATACTGCTGGGGATGACTACGAGTTGTCAATAGAGGAGCGCGACTGGATCTGGCTACCTGGACTCATTCAAGTGGCACATGGTGGCTGTCAGTATTGCTATTATTTTTATGCTAATAGCAAAAAATATCCGATATTGATGAATGAGGAGCCTATTTTCCCGCCGGATGCATTATTGGATTTTCCTGGGGAGAAAGCACTTCTGGAATATTTTGGCTGTCTTGAGGCCGACAGCTTTGATACTTGGATTTCTGATTGGATTGCTACTTTTCAGAATGAGCACAAGCGTGATTATTCAAACCTGGCCGTCCTCGCCGAACTGCTTCCCGAACCGCGTTACACCAATTAG
- a CDS encoding retropepsin-like aspartic protease produces MTALRLESGLLFVSLKLRFAGREEMVYGALLDTGSASTVITAHVADRLGIEPASTDSLRRLQGIGGAEWVYTKQIESLQVGLLFLNLPEIEVSGSDYGFGIEAILGTDFLLSVGAVLDLRNLTISAL; encoded by the coding sequence ATGACGGCACTACGACTGGAATCAGGCTTACTGTTTGTTTCTCTGAAACTTCGTTTTGCAGGCAGGGAAGAGATGGTATACGGTGCACTCTTGGATACAGGTTCTGCCTCGACGGTTATCACTGCTCACGTTGCAGACCGGCTTGGGATCGAGCCTGCGTCCACAGACTCTTTACGGCGCCTCCAAGGAATTGGTGGGGCTGAGTGGGTATATACGAAACAGATAGAGAGTTTGCAAGTAGGACTACTTTTTCTAAATCTTCCAGAGATTGAAGTCAGTGGCTCCGATTATGGCTTTGGCATTGAAGCTATCCTTGGTACAGATTTTTTACTTTCTGTTGGTGCCGTGCTTGATCTGAGAAATCTGACGATTTCAGCATTATGA
- a CDS encoding PQQ-binding-like beta-propeller repeat protein produces MQASWTSFRNGGSVGGGIKRLPLRWSPTQSIAWKTELPGYGQSSPVVWGGRVFVTSVQGPMRERCLVHACDLKSGKLLWSRAFASSLPHEMSYYVSRAAPTPVVDSKGVYVFFESGELAGLDHGGKTLWSRSLVKEYGTLTNEFGIGQSLAQNTDTVFVLVDDPGVAYLLAVDKKTGKNRWKVSREPRKSWTSPVVTKQGEKELLLVSANGFVEGFDTKDGTLLWSVDRITGNIMPSVCVDGDSVFVGATPAQARLARPGGRTAAESNCCLRLITKDGKPSAEVVWEGKKATCDFASPLAYRGLVYYVTAAGIVFCVDAKTGKELYSERIDSPCWASPLAVGEHVYFFGKNGITTIIKAGPVFEKVASNPLWDTQNPPKTKEPFSTTPNNPANAGAARATSPDSLDPILYGYAALEGQLVIRLGSHLFCVR; encoded by the coding sequence ATGCAAGCAAGCTGGACATCGTTTCGCAATGGGGGGAGCGTCGGGGGCGGCATCAAGCGCCTGCCCCTGCGCTGGTCACCCACCCAGAGTATCGCCTGGAAGACCGAGCTCCCCGGCTACGGGCAGTCGTCGCCGGTGGTCTGGGGAGGGAGGGTCTTTGTGACATCGGTGCAAGGCCCGATGCGCGAGCGCTGCCTGGTGCACGCCTGCGACCTTAAGAGCGGGAAGCTGCTCTGGAGCCGCGCGTTTGCCTCCAGCCTCCCACATGAGATGAGCTACTATGTCAGCCGTGCCGCCCCGACTCCGGTGGTGGACAGCAAGGGAGTCTATGTCTTCTTCGAGAGCGGTGAGCTGGCCGGGCTCGACCACGGCGGCAAGACCCTCTGGAGCCGCTCCCTCGTCAAGGAGTACGGGACCCTCACCAATGAGTTTGGGATCGGGCAGTCGCTGGCCCAAAACACCGACACGGTCTTTGTGCTGGTCGACGATCCCGGAGTGGCGTACCTACTTGCCGTGGATAAAAAGACGGGCAAGAACCGCTGGAAGGTGAGCCGGGAGCCGCGCAAGAGCTGGACGTCGCCGGTGGTGACAAAGCAGGGAGAGAAGGAGCTCCTCCTTGTCAGCGCCAACGGCTTTGTCGAGGGCTTTGATACCAAAGACGGCACGCTGCTCTGGTCGGTGGACCGAATCACGGGAAATATCATGCCGTCGGTGTGCGTGGACGGCGACTCGGTCTTTGTGGGGGCAACCCCCGCGCAAGCGCGTCTCGCGCGGCCCGGGGGGCGGACCGCGGCGGAGTCGAACTGCTGCTTGAGGCTCATTACCAAAGACGGCAAGCCAAGCGCCGAGGTGGTCTGGGAGGGGAAGAAGGCGACCTGCGACTTTGCGAGCCCACTCGCCTACCGCGGGCTGGTCTACTATGTCACCGCCGCGGGGATCGTGTTTTGCGTGGATGCTAAGACTGGCAAGGAGCTCTACTCCGAGCGCATCGACAGCCCGTGCTGGGCATCGCCGCTGGCAGTGGGGGAGCATGTCTACTTCTTCGGCAAGAACGGCATCACGACAATTATCAAAGCGGGGCCGGTCTTTGAGAAAGTCGCGAGCAACCCGCTCTGGGACACCCAAAACCCACCCAAGACCAAAGAGCCCTTCTCGACCACGCCCAACAACCCTGCCAACGCGGGAGCGGCGCGTGCCACCAGCCCCGACTCCCTCGACCCGATCCTCTACGGCTACGCCGCGCTTGAGGGCCAGCTGGTGATCCGGCTGGGCTCGCACCTCTTCTGCGTGCGCTAG
- a CDS encoding M15 family metallopeptidase, whose product MPEFDARSETNLATLRPKAQPHFRALLRALKTYATSHGLDVKIISANRTWAEQDALFAKGRTAPGPKVTNARGGQSNHNFQIAVDIGLFKDGKYLEESVHYDKMGPLGEALGLEWGGSWHDLSDAPHYQIKTNKKVSVLRELVRTQGWPAIDALIPTFVEHPSPVPAPTPSPAPTLDPVTVFLDHGDGAKKIELDAWFIESRVWVAIRDWTDYFGGSLLEKDGKYSLLLNDQSAAIKTQVINERTVAKFADINAVLGWNFSFNGAARPRTLTIHPDKD is encoded by the coding sequence ATGCCTGAGTTTGATGCCCGCTCCGAGACCAATCTCGCCACGCTACGCCCCAAGGCCCAGCCCCACTTTCGCGCGCTGCTGCGCGCCCTGAAGACCTATGCCACGAGCCACGGCCTCGACGTGAAGATCATCAGCGCCAACCGGACCTGGGCGGAGCAGGACGCGCTCTTTGCCAAGGGGCGCACGGCACCGGGGCCGAAGGTCACCAATGCGCGTGGGGGCCAGAGCAACCACAACTTCCAGATCGCGGTGGATATTGGGCTCTTCAAAGATGGCAAGTACCTCGAGGAGTCCGTGCACTACGATAAGATGGGGCCGCTGGGCGAGGCACTGGGCCTAGAGTGGGGCGGGAGCTGGCACGATCTCTCAGACGCGCCGCACTACCAGATCAAGACCAATAAAAAAGTCTCCGTGCTCCGTGAGCTCGTGCGCACCCAGGGCTGGCCCGCGATCGATGCGCTCATCCCGACCTTTGTCGAGCACCCGAGCCCTGTACCTGCACCCACCCCGAGCCCTGCCCCCACTCTGGACCCGGTGACGGTCTTTCTGGACCACGGCGACGGTGCCAAGAAAATCGAGCTGGATGCCTGGTTTATCGAGAGCCGTGTCTGGGTGGCGATCCGCGACTGGACGGACTATTTTGGCGGTAGCCTGCTGGAGAAAGACGGCAAGTACTCCCTGCTCCTCAACGACCAGAGCGCGGCGATCAAGACCCAGGTGATCAACGAGCGGACCGTGGCGAAGTTTGCGGATATCAATGCCGTGCTGGGCTGGAACTTCTCCTTCAACGGTGCCGCCCGCCCAAGAACCCTCACCATCCACCCCGACAAGGACTAG
- a CDS encoding SOS response-associated peptidase — MCGRFTMHHGPDELMARFDIQGSLFEPTARYNIAPTQPVAAVTAHGPRAERLLEPLHWGLVPFWAKDTAIASKLINARSETVQEKPSFKHALSRRRCLIPADGFYEWDRKTKQPTHFRVRGGELFAFAGLYEEWHAPDGSPLRTCTVLTTEANALVAPIHERMPVILQNPDDEAMWLEVGRYKPLDLPPLFSPFPADQMDAIFVSKRVGSPANDDAELLVPVG; from the coding sequence ATGTGTGGACGATTCACGATGCACCACGGCCCCGATGAGCTTATGGCGCGCTTCGACATTCAGGGGAGCTTGTTCGAGCCGACCGCGCGCTACAATATCGCCCCGACCCAGCCCGTCGCGGCGGTCACGGCGCACGGGCCGCGCGCGGAGCGCCTGCTGGAGCCGCTTCACTGGGGGCTGGTGCCGTTCTGGGCGAAAGACACAGCCATCGCCAGCAAGCTCATCAATGCCCGCAGCGAGACCGTGCAGGAGAAGCCCAGCTTCAAGCACGCCCTCTCCCGCCGCCGGTGCCTGATCCCCGCCGATGGGTTCTACGAGTGGGACCGCAAGACCAAGCAGCCCACGCACTTCCGTGTGCGCGGCGGCGAGCTCTTTGCCTTCGCGGGCCTCTACGAAGAGTGGCACGCGCCCGATGGCTCGCCCTTGCGTACCTGCACGGTGCTCACCACCGAGGCCAACGCGCTGGTCGCCCCAATCCACGAGCGCATGCCGGTGATCCTGCAAAACCCCGACGACGAGGCGATGTGGCTGGAGGTGGGGCGCTACAAGCCCCTCGACCTCCCGCCTTTGTTTTCTCCTTTTCCCGCCGATCAAATGGACGCGATCTTTGTCAGCAAGCGTGTCGGCTCGCCGGCAAACGACGATGCCGAGCTACTGGTGCCAGTCGGCTAG